Proteins from a genomic interval of Danio rerio strain Tuebingen ecotype United States chromosome 4, GRCz12tu, whole genome shotgun sequence:
- the LOC137491097 gene encoding uncharacterized protein — MAFIKEESEDVEIEETFTVKQEDLQEQTDLIEEKEGSEEEEHHVKIEEKTHLQTDGILKRRDKNRFTCTQCGKSLASKSSLKIHMSIHTGEKPFTCLQCGKSFNQISALSKHKKIHTGEKPYTCTQCGKSFSQSSHLNQHMRIHSGEKPFSCSQCGKSFNCSSHFKQHMRIHSGEKPFTCTQCGKSFSQSSNFNLHMRIHTGQKPFTCTQCGKSFSQSSDLNKHMMSHTGEKPFTCTQCGNSFIRSSHLNQHMRIHTGEKPFTCTQCGKSFNCSSHLNQHMRIHTGEKSFTCTQCGKSFSQSSNLNQHMKIHTGEKPFTCTQCRKSFSQSSSLNDHMKIHTGEKPFTCTQCGKSFNRSSNLNKHMRIHTG; from the coding sequence acctaattgaagagaaagAGGGAAGtgaagaggaggaacatcatgtcaaaattgaggaaaaaactcatttacagactgatggtattttaaaaaggagagacaagaatcgtttcacctgcactcagtgtggaaagagtttggcaagcaaaagcagtcttaagattcacatgagtatccacactggagagaaaccattcacatgccttcagtgtgggaagagtttcaaccaaatatcagcccttagtaaacacaaaaaaatccacactggagaaaaaccatacacatgcactcagtgtgggaagagttttagccaatcatcacaccttaatcaacacatgaggatccacagtggagagaaaccattctcatgcagtcagtgtgggaagagttttaactgctcatcccACTTTaagcaacacatgaggatccacagtGGAGAGaagccattcacatgcactcagtgtgggaagagtttcagtcaaTCATCAAACTtcaatctacacatgaggatccatactggacagaaaccattcacatgcactcagtgtgggaagagtttcagtcaatcatcagaccttaataaacacatgatgagccacactggagagaaaccattcacatgcacccagtgtggAAACAGTTTTAtccgctcatcacaccttaatcaacacatgagaatccacacaggagagaaaccattcacatgcactcagtgcgggaagagttttaactgctcatcacaccttaatcaacacatgagaatccacactggtGAAAaatcattcacatgcactcagtgtgggaagagtttcagccaatcatcaaaccttaatcaacacatgaagatccacactggagagaaaccattcacatgcactcagtgtaggaagagtttcagccaatcatcatcccttaatgatcacatgaagatccacactggagaaaaaccattcacatgcactcagtgtgggaagagttttaaccgctcatcaaaccttaataaacacatgaggattcacactggctAG